The following coding sequences are from one Streptomyces sp. NBC_01431 window:
- a CDS encoding NADPH-dependent FMN reductase has translation MARLLVLSTSTRTVSNGRALARWVADAAGEHGAFEVEFVDLGALALPLLDEPEYASTGIYNHQHTRDWSAIAGAADAFVFVMPMYNGGFTAPLKNALDHLYKEWEGKPVGLVSYSAGDSGGAPAAEMLLPVLTRLGLRPAQRRLAVPAIHSLSSEGHFSPSEGLGGELAQLIDELSKLTIDEKLS, from the coding sequence ATGGCCCGCCTGCTTGTCCTGTCCACCAGCACCCGAACCGTCTCCAACGGCCGCGCCCTCGCCCGATGGGTCGCCGACGCCGCCGGCGAACACGGCGCGTTCGAGGTCGAGTTCGTCGACCTGGGGGCACTCGCCCTTCCGCTGCTCGATGAGCCCGAGTACGCCTCGACCGGTATCTACAACCACCAGCACACCCGTGACTGGAGCGCGATCGCCGGCGCGGCCGACGCATTCGTGTTCGTCATGCCGATGTACAACGGGGGCTTCACCGCACCGCTGAAGAACGCCCTGGACCACCTGTACAAGGAGTGGGAGGGCAAGCCGGTCGGCCTGGTCAGCTACTCCGCCGGCGACTCCGGCGGCGCACCGGCCGCCGAAATGCTGCTGCCCGTACTCACCCGACTCGGCCTGCGGCCCGCCCAGCGCCGCCTGGCCGTACCCGCGATCCACTCCTTGTCCTCCGAGGGACACTTCTCCCCCTCCGAGGGACTTGGCGGCGAACTGGCCCAGCTCATTGACGAGCTGTCGAAGCTGACCATCGACGAAAAGCTCAGCTGA
- a CDS encoding MarR family winged helix-turn-helix transcriptional regulator — translation MTSPRWLTDPEQRAWYAWRRMFPLINAEISRDLGADSGLSEADYDVLSVLSETPGNRMRVTGLAGLMMWSRSRLSHHLTRMEQRGLVRREEVTSDGRGAEVVLTDAGVAVIHAAAPLHVESVRRHLIDHLTPEELATLAGLGEAIAQRMGVTRKNKN, via the coding sequence ATGACCTCTCCCCGCTGGCTGACCGATCCCGAACAGCGCGCCTGGTACGCCTGGCGGCGGATGTTCCCCCTCATCAACGCCGAGATCTCCCGCGACCTCGGCGCGGACAGCGGCCTGTCCGAGGCCGACTACGACGTCCTGTCCGTGCTCAGCGAAACTCCCGGCAACCGCATGCGCGTCACCGGCCTCGCCGGCCTGATGATGTGGTCCCGCAGCCGCCTCTCCCACCACCTCACCCGCATGGAACAGCGTGGCCTGGTCCGCCGGGAGGAGGTCACCTCCGACGGCCGCGGCGCCGAGGTGGTCCTCACGGACGCCGGCGTCGCCGTCATCCACGCCGCGGCCCCCCTGCACGTCGAATCCGTACGCCGGCACCTGATCGACCACCTCACCCCGGAAGAACTGGCCACCCTGGCCGGCCTCGGGGAGGCCATCGCCCAGCGCATGGGCGTCACCCGCAAGAACAAGAACTAG
- a CDS encoding carboxylesterase/lipase family protein, translating to MVVNTERGKVRGVVEGEAVSFRGIPYAASPVGELRFASPRPHAGWTEVRDAAQAGPSVPQAASRLEKVQGQRVPDWNEDGSLTVNVFTPRRALTDGVARPVLVWWHGGGFTSGSGGWDWYDGARLAALGDIVVVAANYRVGPLGYLYLPQIGAANLGPQDQAAVLRWVQDNVASFGGDARTVTVGGQSAGAYSSLMLALDPETSGSITRVLLQSGPFGLAPQDAHQAAENADAYLRLLGIADGTDTAKALRALPAEQLLAAYGRLSAQLAVPGNVAPPMYPVLGGPGMPRTRQQALADGALEGKPLLVGTTHDESTAFFAFDPRIQNLTTTAALDVLTAQVGRQVAEDVYQQHAARLPQATPAQIFTAAQTDELFRDGSLEIADHHAAGGNTTYVYEFDYAPAEDPYTLGATHCAELPFLFNTFDAFLDSPVLAGAGATQRALGREFATAVAEFVTTGTISDWLPYAPTTAARIRHFG from the coding sequence ATGGTCGTGAACACCGAGCGGGGCAAGGTCAGGGGCGTCGTGGAGGGCGAGGCGGTGTCCTTCCGAGGTATCCCGTACGCCGCGTCGCCGGTGGGCGAGCTGCGGTTCGCGTCGCCGCGGCCGCACGCGGGCTGGACGGAGGTGCGGGATGCGGCGCAGGCCGGTCCGTCAGTGCCGCAGGCGGCCTCCCGGCTGGAGAAGGTACAGGGGCAGCGGGTGCCGGACTGGAACGAGGACGGCAGCCTGACCGTCAACGTCTTCACCCCGCGCCGGGCGCTGACGGACGGGGTGGCCCGGCCGGTCCTGGTGTGGTGGCACGGGGGTGGCTTCACCAGCGGCTCCGGCGGCTGGGACTGGTACGACGGCGCCCGCCTCGCCGCCCTGGGCGACATCGTGGTCGTCGCCGCCAACTACCGTGTGGGGCCGCTGGGTTACCTCTATCTGCCGCAGATCGGGGCCGCCAACCTGGGCCCGCAGGACCAGGCCGCCGTACTGCGCTGGGTGCAGGACAACGTCGCCTCCTTCGGCGGAGACGCGCGCACCGTCACGGTCGGCGGGCAGTCCGCGGGGGCCTACTCGTCCCTGATGCTGGCCCTCGATCCCGAGACGAGCGGATCCATCACGCGGGTGCTGCTGCAGAGCGGGCCCTTCGGCCTGGCCCCGCAGGATGCGCACCAGGCCGCCGAGAACGCCGACGCCTATCTGCGCCTGCTGGGCATCGCGGACGGCACTGACACCGCGAAGGCCCTGCGCGCCCTGCCGGCCGAGCAGCTGCTGGCGGCCTACGGCCGGCTCTCCGCCCAGCTCGCGGTTCCGGGCAACGTGGCTCCGCCGATGTACCCGGTCCTCGGCGGTCCCGGCATGCCCCGCACGCGGCAACAGGCGCTCGCGGACGGCGCGTTGGAGGGGAAGCCGCTGCTGGTCGGCACCACTCACGACGAGTCGACGGCCTTCTTCGCCTTCGACCCCCGCATCCAGAACCTCACCACGACAGCCGCACTGGACGTGCTCACCGCCCAGGTCGGGCGGCAGGTCGCTGAGGACGTCTACCAGCAGCACGCCGCTCGTCTCCCGCAGGCGACACCGGCGCAGATCTTCACCGCGGCGCAGACCGACGAGCTCTTCCGGGACGGTTCGCTGGAGATTGCCGACCATCACGCGGCCGGCGGCAACACCACCTACGTCTACGAGTTCGACTACGCCCCCGCCGAGGACCCGTACACCCTGGGAGCCACCCACTGCGCCGAACTGCCCTTCCTCTTCAACACCTTCGACGCCTTCCTCGACAGCCCCGTCCTTGCCGGGGCCGGCGCCACCCAGCGCGCCCTGGGCCGCGAATTCGCGACCGCCGTCGCCGAGTTCGTCACCACCGGAACGATCAGTGACTGGCTGCCCTACGCCCCCACGACCGCCGCCCGCATCCGCCACTTCGGCTGA
- a CDS encoding Lrp/AsnC family transcriptional regulator — translation MEKVRHQLNETDSRIAAAMLAAPRASWRTVARVLGISERTVVRRSAPLFGDGTLRATAVRNPVHFPDLIPLALRIRCKPDRIGAVAATLARRPDTLWVDVLGGGDEICTILFLDGPDARNSLLLRDLPATPAVQSWTSHVLLRVFPAVFDWSGGLLSEAELTSLRPDMPAVHTRPALQPVDHQLITALIEDGRASYTDLARRADTTALTARRRLEALVGGQVLRLATEVDLARLGIRTEALLWITVAPGGLEETGQELSRHPQVRFASAATGTANLLVALAAADLNALYHFMSDTIGALEHISTVEVTPILTGVKRTGLVRPGSL, via the coding sequence ATGGAAAAAGTGCGCCACCAGCTGAACGAGACGGACAGTCGGATCGCCGCCGCGATGCTGGCCGCCCCGCGCGCCTCATGGCGGACGGTCGCCCGTGTCCTGGGCATCTCGGAGCGCACCGTCGTGCGACGTTCGGCGCCGCTGTTCGGCGACGGGACCCTACGTGCCACGGCCGTGCGCAACCCCGTGCACTTCCCCGACCTGATCCCGCTGGCCCTGCGTATCCGCTGCAAGCCCGACCGGATCGGCGCCGTCGCCGCCACCCTCGCCCGCCGCCCCGACACCCTCTGGGTGGACGTCCTCGGCGGCGGGGACGAGATCTGCACCATCCTGTTCCTGGACGGCCCGGACGCCCGCAACAGCCTGCTGCTGCGCGACCTCCCCGCCACCCCCGCGGTCCAGTCGTGGACCTCGCATGTCCTGCTACGGGTCTTCCCGGCCGTCTTCGACTGGAGCGGCGGCCTGCTGTCGGAGGCCGAACTGACCAGCCTGCGCCCGGACATGCCCGCGGTACACACCCGGCCCGCCCTCCAGCCCGTCGACCACCAGCTGATCACCGCGCTGATCGAAGACGGACGAGCCTCCTACACCGACCTCGCCCGCCGCGCCGACACCACCGCCCTCACCGCCCGCCGCCGCCTGGAGGCACTGGTCGGCGGCCAGGTCCTCCGGCTCGCGACCGAAGTCGACCTCGCCCGGCTGGGCATCCGCACCGAGGCACTTCTGTGGATCACTGTCGCACCCGGGGGACTGGAGGAGACGGGCCAGGAGCTCAGCCGCCACCCTCAGGTCCGCTTCGCCTCCGCCGCGACCGGCACCGCCAACCTCCTCGTGGCGCTCGCCGCAGCCGACCTCAACGCGCTCTACCACTTCATGAGTGACACCATCGGAGCCCTCGAACACATCTCCACCGTCGAGGTCACGCCCATCCTGACCGGCGTCAAGAGAACCGGCCTGGTCCGTCCGGGCAGCCTGTGA
- a CDS encoding ABC transporter substrate-binding protein — MLGGRYKLAERIGAGGMGVVWQATDARLDRAVAVKLLNMPAGLTDQEQERFLGMFMREARAAAALESAYIVPVFDHSSEDDTPYLVMPLLKGRTVRELIDEDGPLEPTRAADIAAQVCRALTVAHRAGIVHRDIKPPNVILTNEGTVKVLDFGVAKFTEATAGAGFLTRSSDSPIGTLHYMAPERFTQGGDVSAGDLYSLGCMLNEMLTGLTPFTGASAAVLMHGHVYGEPRRPSELRPDLDGAWDELVLQLLAKDPAARSDAASVAGRLNALARVAAPVSEPVTAALPDPAPPTSYVIAPTREVAPAPRRALWVTAVAVLAAGALTATLLALAPWEGSTHGGDRGGTTVAPAALTETLREGTADDSKGPAPAVKGARRGGTITVLEPHQVKTIDPGNAEYGVDSKLMQLAYRSLTGLKTAPDGTVRVVGDLADDAGTASDGNRTWTFHLKSGVTYDNGAPVTAKDFAHAVERTLDPSFNYGYGLLRSWLLGPKGSAQKAGAKLPAGAIDTPDDHTVVFHPAAARADFNVALSGPAGAPIPTGWDGKPDTYEAVPTTGPYRITSSAAANKQGEITLTRNTHWQPASDPLRTAYPDKFMVDSTVAPGSLATTMEKLATKPVITFSGDPTVTKDSTGAATAGLQVLKSPVFYVRSYVINTKRVPDLAVRRAIALAMPSKDVLATFGKLGTITHHLLPPGVPGSMDFYKFPAGDNGDADEARSLLAQAGKLGTKLTLTVPDDKPVEADEAMVVQRALTGAGLTVAIHVADASTYFSKTDSYDLFRADLKASLPIGSTELPDNFSSNGQALGIQFSDKDVDQAIDKANAAPDLKSAAPLWAAVDRQVMGQTMAVPVFVPIRLYPASKSVHGLQTDLRGVSALNAYVTEG, encoded by the coding sequence GTGCTCGGGGGCCGGTACAAGCTGGCGGAGCGGATCGGCGCTGGTGGCATGGGCGTCGTCTGGCAGGCCACCGACGCCCGGCTCGACCGGGCGGTCGCCGTGAAGCTGCTGAACATGCCCGCCGGCCTGACAGACCAGGAGCAGGAACGGTTCCTCGGGATGTTCATGCGGGAGGCCAGGGCCGCCGCAGCGCTGGAGAGCGCGTACATCGTGCCGGTCTTCGACCACAGCTCCGAGGACGACACCCCGTATCTGGTGATGCCGCTCCTCAAGGGGCGTACAGTACGTGAACTCATAGACGAAGATGGCCCGTTGGAGCCGACGCGCGCGGCGGACATTGCTGCCCAGGTGTGCCGTGCGCTCACGGTGGCGCACCGCGCGGGCATCGTGCACCGGGACATCAAACCGCCGAATGTGATCCTCACGAACGAGGGGACCGTGAAGGTCCTCGACTTCGGGGTCGCGAAGTTCACGGAGGCCACCGCCGGTGCCGGGTTCCTGACCAGGTCGTCCGACTCACCTATCGGCACGCTGCACTACATGGCACCCGAGCGGTTCACCCAGGGCGGGGACGTCAGCGCGGGCGATCTTTATTCGCTCGGCTGCATGCTGAATGAGATGCTGACCGGGCTCACCCCGTTCACGGGTGCTTCTGCCGCCGTACTGATGCACGGCCATGTATATGGGGAGCCCCGGCGACCGTCTGAACTGCGGCCCGACCTAGATGGAGCCTGGGATGAGTTGGTGCTGCAGCTCCTCGCCAAAGATCCGGCGGCACGGTCGGATGCGGCGTCCGTGGCGGGGAGGCTCAACGCGCTGGCCCGGGTGGCGGCACCTGTGTCCGAACCGGTCACCGCAGCCTTACCCGATCCCGCCCCTCCCACCTCGTATGTCATCGCCCCGACCCGAGAAGTCGCCCCCGCACCACGCCGGGCCCTGTGGGTGACAGCCGTTGCGGTACTGGCGGCAGGCGCGCTCACGGCTACGCTCCTCGCCCTCGCACCGTGGGAAGGATCCACCCACGGCGGCGATCGCGGGGGAACCACCGTCGCCCCCGCCGCACTGACCGAGACCCTCAGAGAGGGCACGGCCGATGACTCCAAGGGCCCGGCCCCGGCGGTGAAAGGGGCCAGGCGCGGGGGGACGATCACTGTCCTGGAGCCGCACCAGGTCAAGACGATTGACCCGGGCAACGCGGAGTACGGCGTCGACTCCAAATTGATGCAGCTCGCCTATCGCAGCCTCACTGGCCTGAAGACAGCGCCCGACGGCACCGTACGCGTCGTCGGTGATCTCGCCGACGACGCGGGGACGGCGAGCGACGGCAACCGCACCTGGACGTTCCACCTCAAATCCGGTGTGACCTACGACAACGGTGCCCCGGTGACCGCGAAGGACTTCGCCCACGCCGTGGAGCGCACCCTCGACCCGTCGTTCAACTACGGCTACGGACTGCTGCGTAGCTGGCTGCTCGGCCCAAAGGGCTCCGCACAAAAAGCCGGGGCCAAGCTGCCCGCGGGGGCGATCGACACCCCGGACGACCACACCGTCGTCTTCCATCCGGCCGCGGCCCGCGCCGATTTCAACGTCGCCCTGTCCGGTCCTGCCGGCGCTCCGATACCCACAGGCTGGGATGGGAAACCGGATACGTACGAGGCGGTTCCGACCACCGGGCCGTACCGGATCACGAGTTCGGCGGCCGCCAACAAGCAGGGCGAAATCACCCTGACCCGCAATACGCACTGGCAGCCCGCGAGCGATCCTCTGCGTACCGCATACCCGGACAAGTTCATGGTGGACAGCACCGTCGCACCCGGCTCCCTCGCCACCACCATGGAGAAGCTGGCGACGAAGCCCGTGATCACATTCAGCGGCGACCCCACGGTCACGAAGGACAGCACCGGGGCCGCGACCGCAGGGCTGCAGGTTCTCAAGAGCCCGGTGTTCTACGTGAGGTCCTATGTGATCAACACCAAGCGCGTACCGGATCTGGCGGTCCGTCGCGCCATTGCCCTGGCCATGCCCTCGAAGGATGTCCTGGCGACATTCGGCAAGCTCGGCACCATCACCCACCACCTGCTGCCACCGGGCGTCCCAGGCTCCATGGATTTCTACAAGTTCCCGGCCGGAGACAACGGCGATGCGGACGAGGCCCGTTCGCTCCTCGCCCAGGCGGGCAAGCTCGGCACGAAGCTGACGCTCACGGTCCCGGATGACAAGCCAGTCGAGGCAGACGAGGCGATGGTTGTTCAACGGGCGCTGACCGGGGCCGGGTTGACAGTCGCGATCCACGTCGCGGATGCCTCCACCTACTTCAGCAAGACCGACTCCTACGACCTCTTCCGCGCCGATCTCAAGGCCAGTCTGCCCATCGGCTCGACCGAACTGCCGGACAACTTCAGCAGCAACGGCCAGGCCCTCGGAATCCAGTTCTCAGACAAGGATGTCGACCAGGCCATCGACAAGGCCAATGCCGCCCCGGACCTGAAATCGGCGGCCCCTCTTTGGGCTGCCGTCGACCGCCAGGTGATGGGGCAAACGATGGCGGTCCCCGTCTTTGTGCCGATACGTCTCTATCCGGCCTCGAAGAGCGTGCACGGGCTGCAGACGGACCTGCGCGGCGTATCGGCCCTGAACGCCTACGTCACCGAAGGCTGA
- a CDS encoding AzlC family ABC transporter permease produces the protein MWFAEVAAGDVWLTLAAVEEPARLRGELGLVAGSAVMRQAPLQVSVHQGAMQFLSVPLLAAGIPLLQLATTTLVINFRHVFYGLSFPLRELGGKARRAYGVFALTDETYSLVVAKAGESLSGRRIQFIQLFSHAWWIIGSTCCTERWQGRWESSRKQWGLSRLWGP, from the coding sequence GTGTGGTTCGCCGAAGTAGCCGCGGGCGATGTGTGGCTGACGTTGGCGGCGGTGGAAGAACCTGCGCGTCTAAGGGGCGAGTTGGGCCTGGTCGCGGGCTCGGCTGTGATGCGGCAGGCTCCGCTTCAGGTCAGCGTTCACCAGGGCGCCATGCAGTTCCTCTCCGTACCGTTGCTCGCGGCGGGCATTCCGCTGCTCCAGCTCGCTACGACAACGCTCGTGATCAACTTCCGGCATGTCTTCTACGGCCTCTCCTTCCCGCTGCGCGAACTGGGCGGCAAAGCGCGCCGTGCCTATGGGGTGTTCGCACTCACCGACGAGACCTACTCATTGGTCGTCGCGAAGGCGGGGGAATCCCTGTCGGGCCGCCGCATCCAGTTCATCCAACTCTTCAGCCATGCCTGGTGGATCATCGGATCCACCTGCTGTACGGAGCGGTGGCAGGGACGGTGGGAATCTTCGCGGAAGCAATGGGGGCTGTCGCGGTTGTGGGGGCCGTGA